In Styela clava chromosome 14, kaStyClav1.hap1.2, whole genome shotgun sequence, the following are encoded in one genomic region:
- the LOC120340823 gene encoding transmembrane and coiled-coil domain-containing protein 4-like isoform X2, which yields MDEQGKNYETKVSNDENTFHSEKKADPLKSDQTQQNGDIGLGAPDHSNMVDQAAIEIAANKLIAQLSDPGKFSYLGLCSTVLSLLFGSPEDKVYRHKTVYSLVKHVQLESNCYPTMVAISDGMSSHTGSDVFIKSLLTEKMLKNRPVTIAEDLVLWALLSGTSDGTNANLRGRYDARTRILIRHITWQLHIVLEDLESVEHEMVKMLEACTEKEKSEQEEDRRRNERNRKWKRYALIGLAAAGGGAIIGLTGGLAAPLVAAGAGTILGASSAAALGSVAGLAIITSLFGAAGAGLTGYKMKRRVGGIDEFLFRPLTPGKELNITIAISGWLSSTQGHGDFAIPWTTLRQSHEQYYVVWESEHLIRLGSALEYILDSLVTVAANEALKYTVLSGLVAAVAWPASLLGAASVIDNPWSVCLQRATQVGKELAEVLLSRQHGHRPVTLVGYSLGARVIFHCLEEMAKRKNHSGIIEDVYLLGAPVTGSAEKWAEFSTVIAGHITNGYCRSDWLLKFLYRSSSRQTEVAGLQPVELENRRMINIDLTSVVEGHLDYRKNMPTILSAVGLRSNSDASELANKLSNTNLKARKSQSMPVITNKTVDSKKIPRSESLISSIEDSRGNMGEESNQANSSSSCCDLYESKHQSDTAVQNESQNINTYKSNHCDQIAVSDDANDNVPMLKNKI from the exons ATGGATGAACAGGGGAAGAACTATGAAACTAAAGTTTCAAATGATGAAAATACCTTTCATTCTGAAAAGAAAGCAGATCCTTTGAAAAGTGATCAAACTCAGCAAAATGGTGACATTGGTCTTGGTGCACCAGATCATTCAAACATGGTTGATCAAGCTGCAATTGAAATAGCTGCTAATAAACTCATTGCTCAATTAAGTGATCCTGGGAAATTTAGTTATCTTGGATTATGTAGCACTGTTCTCTCATTACTGTTTGGATCTCCAGAGGATAA AGTCTATCGACATAAGACAGTCTACTCATTGGTCAAACATGTTCAACTTGAAAGCAATTGTTATCCAACAATGGTTGCTATATCTGATGGAATGAGCAGTCATACCGGAAGTGATGTTTTCATAAAAAGTCTTTTAACAGAAAAAATGCTTAAG AATAGACCTGTTACAATTGCTGAAGATCTTGTACTCTGGGCTTTGCTATCTGGCACAAGTGATGGCACAAATGCAAATCTCAGAGGACGTTATGATGCCAGAACTCGTATATTAATACGCCACATCACATGGCAGTTACATATTGTTCTTGAAGATTTAGAATCTGTTGAACATGAAATGGTTAAAATGTTGGAAGCTTGTACTGAAAAAGAGAAATC GGAACAAGAGGAAGATAGGCGACGGAATGAAAGAAACCGAAAATGGAAAAGATATGCTTTGATTGGGCTGGCAGCTGCAGGTGGTGGTGCTATAATTGGGTTAACTGGTGGTCTTGCTGCTCCATTAGTAGCTGCTGGTGCAG GAACAATTCTCGGTGCATCATCTGCTGCTGCACTTGGTTCTGTTGCTGGATTGGCAATTATTACTTCATTGTTTGGAGCTGCAGGTGCTGGTCTCACTGGATACAAAATGAAACGAAGAGTGGGTGGAATTGATGAATTTTTATTCCGACCTTTAACCCCGGGAAAAGAACTCAACATCACTATTGCAATATCGGGATGGTTGTCAAGTACCCAAGGCCATG GTGATTTTGCAATACCATGGACAACCCTGCGACAAAGTCATGaacaatattatgttgtttggGAATCAGAACACCTCATAAGATTAGGAAGTGCATTGGAATATATTCTTGATAGTCTTGTTACTGTAGCTGCTAATGAAGCTTTAAAATATACTGTTTTGTCAG GATTGGTTGCAGCAGTTGCATGGCCTGCTTCATTATTGGGAGCCGCAAGTGTTATCGATAATCCATGGAGTGTTTGCTTGCAAAGGGCTACGCAG GTTGGAAAAGAACTAGCTGAAGTATTGCTTTCTCGGCAGCATGGACATCGTCCTGTAACATTAGTTGGATACAGTCTTGGTGCTCgtgttatattccactgtttggAAGAAATGGCAAAACGCAAAA ATCATTCAGGAATAATAGAAGATGTTTATTTGCTTGGAGCTCCAGTTACTGGGTCTGCAGAGAAATGGGCAGAATTTTCCACAGTTATTGCTGGTCATATAACCAATGGATATTGCAG GTCAGATTGGTTGCTCAAGTTTTTGTATCGTAGTAGCTCGAGACAGACAGAGGTTGCAGGTTTGCAACCAGTAGAATTGGAAAATAGAAGAATGATTAATATTGACCTTACTTCAGTTGTTGAAGGACATCTCGATTATCGGAAAAATATGCCAACTATACTCTCAGCGGTCGGCCTGAG GTCAAATTCTGATGCCTCAGAATTGGCAAATAAATTATCCAACACAAACCTGAAAGCAAGGAAATCACAAAGTATGCCTGTGATTACAAATAAAACAGTAGATTCTAAAAAAATTCCTCGATCAGAGTCGCTCATATCAAGTATAGAAGATTCACGTGGAAACATGGGGGAAGAATCAAACCAGGCAAACTCTTCGAGCAGTTGTTGTGACTTATATGAAAGTAAACACCAGTCTGACACAGCCGTACAAAATGAGAGCCAGAACATAAATACCTATAAGTCAAATCATTGTGATCAAATTGCAGTATCTGATGACGCCAATGACAATGTTccaatgttgaaaaataaaatttga
- the LOC120340823 gene encoding transmembrane and coiled-coil domain-containing protein 4-like isoform X1, which yields MDEQGKNYETKVSNDENTFHSEKKADPLKSDQTQQNGDIGLGAPDHSNMVDQAAIEIAANKLIAQLSDPGKFSYLGLCSTVLSLLFGSPEDKVYRHKTVYSLVKHVQLESNCYPTMVAISDGMSSHTGSDVFIKSLLTEKMLKNRPVTIAEDLVLWALLSGTSDGTNANLRGRYDARTRILIRHITWQLHIVLEDLESVEHEMVKMLEACTEKEKSEQEEDRRRNERNRKWKRYALIGLAAAGGGAIIGLTGGLAAPLVAAGADSKSHNDQTIHAQVRENTLGLKRQFSGTILGASSAAALGSVAGLAIITSLFGAAGAGLTGYKMKRRVGGIDEFLFRPLTPGKELNITIAISGWLSSTQGHGDFAIPWTTLRQSHEQYYVVWESEHLIRLGSALEYILDSLVTVAANEALKYTVLSGLVAAVAWPASLLGAASVIDNPWSVCLQRATQVGKELAEVLLSRQHGHRPVTLVGYSLGARVIFHCLEEMAKRKNHSGIIEDVYLLGAPVTGSAEKWAEFSTVIAGHITNGYCRSDWLLKFLYRSSSRQTEVAGLQPVELENRRMINIDLTSVVEGHLDYRKNMPTILSAVGLRSNSDASELANKLSNTNLKARKSQSMPVITNKTVDSKKIPRSESLISSIEDSRGNMGEESNQANSSSSCCDLYESKHQSDTAVQNESQNINTYKSNHCDQIAVSDDANDNVPMLKNKI from the exons ATGGATGAACAGGGGAAGAACTATGAAACTAAAGTTTCAAATGATGAAAATACCTTTCATTCTGAAAAGAAAGCAGATCCTTTGAAAAGTGATCAAACTCAGCAAAATGGTGACATTGGTCTTGGTGCACCAGATCATTCAAACATGGTTGATCAAGCTGCAATTGAAATAGCTGCTAATAAACTCATTGCTCAATTAAGTGATCCTGGGAAATTTAGTTATCTTGGATTATGTAGCACTGTTCTCTCATTACTGTTTGGATCTCCAGAGGATAA AGTCTATCGACATAAGACAGTCTACTCATTGGTCAAACATGTTCAACTTGAAAGCAATTGTTATCCAACAATGGTTGCTATATCTGATGGAATGAGCAGTCATACCGGAAGTGATGTTTTCATAAAAAGTCTTTTAACAGAAAAAATGCTTAAG AATAGACCTGTTACAATTGCTGAAGATCTTGTACTCTGGGCTTTGCTATCTGGCACAAGTGATGGCACAAATGCAAATCTCAGAGGACGTTATGATGCCAGAACTCGTATATTAATACGCCACATCACATGGCAGTTACATATTGTTCTTGAAGATTTAGAATCTGTTGAACATGAAATGGTTAAAATGTTGGAAGCTTGTACTGAAAAAGAGAAATC GGAACAAGAGGAAGATAGGCGACGGAATGAAAGAAACCGAAAATGGAAAAGATATGCTTTGATTGGGCTGGCAGCTGCAGGTGGTGGTGCTATAATTGGGTTAACTGGTGGTCTTGCTGCTCCATTAGTAGCTGCTGGTGCAG attccaaatcccataaTGATCAGACAATTCATGCACAAGTAAGGGAAAACACTCTGGGACTGAAAAGGCAGTTTTCAG GAACAATTCTCGGTGCATCATCTGCTGCTGCACTTGGTTCTGTTGCTGGATTGGCAATTATTACTTCATTGTTTGGAGCTGCAGGTGCTGGTCTCACTGGATACAAAATGAAACGAAGAGTGGGTGGAATTGATGAATTTTTATTCCGACCTTTAACCCCGGGAAAAGAACTCAACATCACTATTGCAATATCGGGATGGTTGTCAAGTACCCAAGGCCATG GTGATTTTGCAATACCATGGACAACCCTGCGACAAAGTCATGaacaatattatgttgtttggGAATCAGAACACCTCATAAGATTAGGAAGTGCATTGGAATATATTCTTGATAGTCTTGTTACTGTAGCTGCTAATGAAGCTTTAAAATATACTGTTTTGTCAG GATTGGTTGCAGCAGTTGCATGGCCTGCTTCATTATTGGGAGCCGCAAGTGTTATCGATAATCCATGGAGTGTTTGCTTGCAAAGGGCTACGCAG GTTGGAAAAGAACTAGCTGAAGTATTGCTTTCTCGGCAGCATGGACATCGTCCTGTAACATTAGTTGGATACAGTCTTGGTGCTCgtgttatattccactgtttggAAGAAATGGCAAAACGCAAAA ATCATTCAGGAATAATAGAAGATGTTTATTTGCTTGGAGCTCCAGTTACTGGGTCTGCAGAGAAATGGGCAGAATTTTCCACAGTTATTGCTGGTCATATAACCAATGGATATTGCAG GTCAGATTGGTTGCTCAAGTTTTTGTATCGTAGTAGCTCGAGACAGACAGAGGTTGCAGGTTTGCAACCAGTAGAATTGGAAAATAGAAGAATGATTAATATTGACCTTACTTCAGTTGTTGAAGGACATCTCGATTATCGGAAAAATATGCCAACTATACTCTCAGCGGTCGGCCTGAG GTCAAATTCTGATGCCTCAGAATTGGCAAATAAATTATCCAACACAAACCTGAAAGCAAGGAAATCACAAAGTATGCCTGTGATTACAAATAAAACAGTAGATTCTAAAAAAATTCCTCGATCAGAGTCGCTCATATCAAGTATAGAAGATTCACGTGGAAACATGGGGGAAGAATCAAACCAGGCAAACTCTTCGAGCAGTTGTTGTGACTTATATGAAAGTAAACACCAGTCTGACACAGCCGTACAAAATGAGAGCCAGAACATAAATACCTATAAGTCAAATCATTGTGATCAAATTGCAGTATCTGATGACGCCAATGACAATGTTccaatgttgaaaaataaaatttga
- the LOC120340823 gene encoding transmembrane and coiled-coil domain-containing protein 4-like isoform X3, translated as MVAISDGMSSHTGSDVFIKSLLTEKMLKNRPVTIAEDLVLWALLSGTSDGTNANLRGRYDARTRILIRHITWQLHIVLEDLESVEHEMVKMLEACTEKEKSEQEEDRRRNERNRKWKRYALIGLAAAGGGAIIGLTGGLAAPLVAAGADSKSHNDQTIHAQVRENTLGLKRQFSGTILGASSAAALGSVAGLAIITSLFGAAGAGLTGYKMKRRVGGIDEFLFRPLTPGKELNITIAISGWLSSTQGHGDFAIPWTTLRQSHEQYYVVWESEHLIRLGSALEYILDSLVTVAANEALKYTVLSGLVAAVAWPASLLGAASVIDNPWSVCLQRATQVGKELAEVLLSRQHGHRPVTLVGYSLGARVIFHCLEEMAKRKNHSGIIEDVYLLGAPVTGSAEKWAEFSTVIAGHITNGYCRSDWLLKFLYRSSSRQTEVAGLQPVELENRRMINIDLTSVVEGHLDYRKNMPTILSAVGLRSNSDASELANKLSNTNLKARKSQSMPVITNKTVDSKKIPRSESLISSIEDSRGNMGEESNQANSSSSCCDLYESKHQSDTAVQNESQNINTYKSNHCDQIAVSDDANDNVPMLKNKI; from the exons ATGGTTGCTATATCTGATGGAATGAGCAGTCATACCGGAAGTGATGTTTTCATAAAAAGTCTTTTAACAGAAAAAATGCTTAAG AATAGACCTGTTACAATTGCTGAAGATCTTGTACTCTGGGCTTTGCTATCTGGCACAAGTGATGGCACAAATGCAAATCTCAGAGGACGTTATGATGCCAGAACTCGTATATTAATACGCCACATCACATGGCAGTTACATATTGTTCTTGAAGATTTAGAATCTGTTGAACATGAAATGGTTAAAATGTTGGAAGCTTGTACTGAAAAAGAGAAATC GGAACAAGAGGAAGATAGGCGACGGAATGAAAGAAACCGAAAATGGAAAAGATATGCTTTGATTGGGCTGGCAGCTGCAGGTGGTGGTGCTATAATTGGGTTAACTGGTGGTCTTGCTGCTCCATTAGTAGCTGCTGGTGCAG attccaaatcccataaTGATCAGACAATTCATGCACAAGTAAGGGAAAACACTCTGGGACTGAAAAGGCAGTTTTCAG GAACAATTCTCGGTGCATCATCTGCTGCTGCACTTGGTTCTGTTGCTGGATTGGCAATTATTACTTCATTGTTTGGAGCTGCAGGTGCTGGTCTCACTGGATACAAAATGAAACGAAGAGTGGGTGGAATTGATGAATTTTTATTCCGACCTTTAACCCCGGGAAAAGAACTCAACATCACTATTGCAATATCGGGATGGTTGTCAAGTACCCAAGGCCATG GTGATTTTGCAATACCATGGACAACCCTGCGACAAAGTCATGaacaatattatgttgtttggGAATCAGAACACCTCATAAGATTAGGAAGTGCATTGGAATATATTCTTGATAGTCTTGTTACTGTAGCTGCTAATGAAGCTTTAAAATATACTGTTTTGTCAG GATTGGTTGCAGCAGTTGCATGGCCTGCTTCATTATTGGGAGCCGCAAGTGTTATCGATAATCCATGGAGTGTTTGCTTGCAAAGGGCTACGCAG GTTGGAAAAGAACTAGCTGAAGTATTGCTTTCTCGGCAGCATGGACATCGTCCTGTAACATTAGTTGGATACAGTCTTGGTGCTCgtgttatattccactgtttggAAGAAATGGCAAAACGCAAAA ATCATTCAGGAATAATAGAAGATGTTTATTTGCTTGGAGCTCCAGTTACTGGGTCTGCAGAGAAATGGGCAGAATTTTCCACAGTTATTGCTGGTCATATAACCAATGGATATTGCAG GTCAGATTGGTTGCTCAAGTTTTTGTATCGTAGTAGCTCGAGACAGACAGAGGTTGCAGGTTTGCAACCAGTAGAATTGGAAAATAGAAGAATGATTAATATTGACCTTACTTCAGTTGTTGAAGGACATCTCGATTATCGGAAAAATATGCCAACTATACTCTCAGCGGTCGGCCTGAG GTCAAATTCTGATGCCTCAGAATTGGCAAATAAATTATCCAACACAAACCTGAAAGCAAGGAAATCACAAAGTATGCCTGTGATTACAAATAAAACAGTAGATTCTAAAAAAATTCCTCGATCAGAGTCGCTCATATCAAGTATAGAAGATTCACGTGGAAACATGGGGGAAGAATCAAACCAGGCAAACTCTTCGAGCAGTTGTTGTGACTTATATGAAAGTAAACACCAGTCTGACACAGCCGTACAAAATGAGAGCCAGAACATAAATACCTATAAGTCAAATCATTGTGATCAAATTGCAGTATCTGATGACGCCAATGACAATGTTccaatgttgaaaaataaaatttga